The proteins below come from a single Cervus canadensis isolate Bull #8, Minnesota chromosome 2, ASM1932006v1, whole genome shotgun sequence genomic window:
- the LOC122428399 gene encoding aquaporin-12B-like isoform X2, with protein MAGLNVSLCFFLATFALCQAARRAAKALLPGGAYAHFAREAMRMLVELGPWAGGFGPDLLLTLVFVLLLVHGATLDGASANPTVSLQRFLLAEASLPGTLLELAAQALGVQAAGALTRLYWAWGLSDLHVLQSLMDPHCSSALRTAVPHGALLEGACAFLLHLALLRLQGSRAVHRAPAVALLLTAAAGTAGPLTSAFLNPVLAASVTFRCSGHSVLEYVQVYWLGPATGMLLAVLLYHGRLPRLFQRNLLYSQKSKYRVPRGRPVPGPGGSQMPEEGSRGRGPR; from the exons ATGGCCGGTCTGAACGTGTCCCTCTGCTTCTTCCTCGCCACCTTCGCCCTCTGCCAGGCGGCCAGGAGGGCGGCCAAGGCCCTGCTCCCCGGGGGCGCCTACGCCCACTTTGCCCGGGAGGCG ATGCGGATGCTGGTGGAGCTCGGGCCCTGGGCGGGGGGCTTCGGCCCCGACCTGCTGCTGACCCTGGTCTTCGTGCTCCTCCTGGTGCACGGGGCCACGCTGGACGGGGCCTCGGCCAACCCCACGGTGTCCCTGCAGCGGTTCCTCCTGGCCGAGGCCTCCCTGCCCGGCACGCTGCTGGAGCTGGCGGCGCAGGCGCTGGGCGTGCAGGCGGCCGGCGCCCTGACGCGGCTCTACTGGGCCTGGGGGCTCAGCGACCTGCACGTGCTGCAGAGCCTCATGGACCCGCACTGCAGCTCGGCGCTGCGCACGGCCGTGCCCCACGGCGCCCTGCTCGAGGGCGCCTGTGCCTTCCTGCTGCACCTGGCGCTCCTCCGCCTCCAGGGCAGCCGCGCCGTCCACAGGGCGCCGGCCGTGGCCCTGCTGCTCACCGCCGCGGCCGGCACAG CCGGGCCCCTGACGTCCGCCTTCCTGAACCCTGTGCTGGCCGCCTCGGTCACCTTCCGCTGCTCGGGGCACAGCGTGCTGGAGTACGTCCAGGTGTACTGGCTGGGCCCCGCGACAG GCATGCTCCTGGCCGTCCTGCTGTATCACGGCCGCCTCCCTCGCCTTTTCCAGAGGAACCTGCTTTACAGTCAGAAGAGCAAGTACCGGGTCCCCAGAGGGAGGCCTGTCCCGGGGCCTGGAGGCAGCCAGATGCCTGAAGAGGGGAGCAGAGGACGGGGGCCCCGgtag
- the LOC122428399 gene encoding aquaporin-12B-like isoform X1 yields the protein MAGLNVSLCFFLATFALCQAARRAAKALLPGGAYAHFAREAAGTAQLGACCLEMRMLVELGPWAGGFGPDLLLTLVFVLLLVHGATLDGASANPTVSLQRFLLAEASLPGTLLELAAQALGVQAAGALTRLYWAWGLSDLHVLQSLMDPHCSSALRTAVPHGALLEGACAFLLHLALLRLQGSRAVHRAPAVALLLTAAAGTAGPLTSAFLNPVLAASVTFRCSGHSVLEYVQVYWLGPATGMLLAVLLYHGRLPRLFQRNLLYSQKSKYRVPRGRPVPGPGGSQMPEEGSRGRGPR from the exons ATGGCCGGTCTGAACGTGTCCCTCTGCTTCTTCCTCGCCACCTTCGCCCTCTGCCAGGCGGCCAGGAGGGCGGCCAAGGCCCTGCTCCCCGGGGGCGCCTACGCCCACTTTGCCCGGGAGGCGGCGGGCACGGCCCAGCTGGGGGCCTGCTGCCTGGAGATGCGGATGCTGGTGGAGCTCGGGCCCTGGGCGGGGGGCTTCGGCCCCGACCTGCTGCTGACCCTGGTCTTCGTGCTCCTCCTGGTGCACGGGGCCACGCTGGACGGGGCCTCGGCCAACCCCACGGTGTCCCTGCAGCGGTTCCTCCTGGCCGAGGCCTCCCTGCCCGGCACGCTGCTGGAGCTGGCGGCGCAGGCGCTGGGCGTGCAGGCGGCCGGCGCCCTGACGCGGCTCTACTGGGCCTGGGGGCTCAGCGACCTGCACGTGCTGCAGAGCCTCATGGACCCGCACTGCAGCTCGGCGCTGCGCACGGCCGTGCCCCACGGCGCCCTGCTCGAGGGCGCCTGTGCCTTCCTGCTGCACCTGGCGCTCCTCCGCCTCCAGGGCAGCCGCGCCGTCCACAGGGCGCCGGCCGTGGCCCTGCTGCTCACCGCCGCGGCCGGCACAG CCGGGCCCCTGACGTCCGCCTTCCTGAACCCTGTGCTGGCCGCCTCGGTCACCTTCCGCTGCTCGGGGCACAGCGTGCTGGAGTACGTCCAGGTGTACTGGCTGGGCCCCGCGACAG GCATGCTCCTGGCCGTCCTGCTGTATCACGGCCGCCTCCCTCGCCTTTTCCAGAGGAACCTGCTTTACAGTCAGAAGAGCAAGTACCGGGTCCCCAGAGGGAGGCCTGTCCCGGGGCCTGGAGGCAGCCAGATGCCTGAAGAGGGGAGCAGAGGACGGGGGCCCCGgtag